TACGACTCTACGCATCAGACAATCTGGATTAATCCCGGACCGCGTTATCAATTCACAGGATTAAGACCCGGAAATGCCGATCCCGAAATACTCCGTGGAGCAGGATACAGGAAATCCATGAATTACCGGAATACCATATTTAATTATAATAATCTTTCATCCTTCCTGGAAAAAATACTCATTTATCTGGAAAACCATGGATACCCCTTTGCCACGGTGAAACTCGACTCTATTAGTATAAACCACGGAGAAATTTCCGCGGCGCTAAATATCGACAGGAATATACCGGTAAGCATCGACAGTATACATATAAAAGGGGATGCTCGCATCACACGAAATTATATTTACCAGTATCTTGGCATCAAACCCGGTGATGCTTATAACGAATCAAGAATTCGGAAAATCGGCAGCAGGATAAACAGCATTCCTTTTATCTCAAATCTGTCGCCCCACGAAGTAGCCTTTACGCCCGAAGCAGCATCCCTATACCTGTACCTTGGAAAGAAAAAAGCAAGCCAGTTCGATGGTATTATCGGACTGGCCCCCAACGATAAGACCAGCGGCAAGCTTTTGTTAACCGGCGATGTTAAACTGAAACTGATAAATATTATTGGTAAAGGTGAATTGATTGATATCAACTGGAAGAAGCTGGAGGAAAGCTCACAAGACCTGCGCCTCCATTTCAATATCCCATACCTATTCAAAACGCCCTTTGGGCTGGATTACCAATTCCAGCTTTATAAAAAAGACACCAGTTATATCCGCTTAAACAACAATATCGGAATCCAGTATCTTTTTTATGGGAATAATTATATAAAAGCCTATTACGAAGCTGGTAATTCCTCATTGATCAGTACATACGGATTGGAGTTCGCCACCACACTGCCCCCCTGGGCAGATGTGAAAACAGGATACTACGGATTGGAAGCCTCCACAGAAAACCTGGATTACCGGTTTAACCCGCGTTCAGGATACACAATCCTCGTAAGCGGAGCAGCCGGTAATAAGAATATAAGAAAAAATGATGCTATCAACCCGGTATTGTACGACAATATGGATCTTTCCGGCACTCAGTACAAAACCTATTTACGCATGTCGGGATTTATCCCCTTGGCCCGGAAATTCACTGTGATGGCTTCTACAGAGGGAGCATGGCTGAGTGGCGACAATTTATTTGAGAATGAGCTTTTCCGCTTCGGAGGATTAAAAACCTTACGGGGATTTGATGAGGAATCCCTCAGTGCAAACATATATAATATCCTTACTGCCGAAGTCCGTTATCTCTTTGAGCGCAACTCCTATGTAAGTCTTTTCTGGAACGG
This DNA window, taken from Bacteroidota bacterium, encodes the following:
- a CDS encoding BamA/TamA family outer membrane protein, which codes for MFQERLKIAFILFLVLQTGMYLHSQESFTLEIRYSYMQESRLPSLRYESSFASIEWRDHETGKALSFLYGQGFPEAYIDSSNYDSTHQTIWINPGPRYQFTGLRPGNADPEILRGAGYRKSMNYRNTIFNYNNLSSFLEKILIYLENHGYPFATVKLDSISINHGEISAALNIDRNIPVSIDSIHIKGDARITRNYIYQYLGIKPGDAYNESRIRKIGSRINSIPFISNLSPHEVAFTPEAASLYLYLGKKKASQFDGIIGLAPNDKTSGKLLLTGDVKLKLINIIGKGELIDINWKKLEESSQDLRLHFNIPYLFKTPFGLDYQFQLYKKDTSYIRLNNNIGIQYLFYGNNYIKAYYEAGNSSLISTYGLEFATTLPPWADVKTGYYGLEASTENLDYRFNPRSGYTILVSGAAGNKNIRKNDAINPVLYDNMDLSGTQYKTYLRMSGFIPLARKFTVMASTEGAWLSGDNLFENELFRFGGLKTLRGFDEESLSANIYNILTAEVRYLFERNSYVSLFWNGAYYEKTTHEEDIIDRPYGFGAGLSFATRAGIFSVSYALGKEFNNPIDLKSAKIHFGITAAF